The Streptomyces aurantiacus genome includes a region encoding these proteins:
- a CDS encoding FAD-binding and (Fe-S)-binding domain-containing protein, with product MSESVARLTARLTETAPGLRVESGPGALGQYAYDASNYRVPPQAVAFPRSADDVVAVLRACKETGVPVTARGGGTSMAGNAVGPGVVLDFSRYMNRILDIDPAGGTARVEAGVVLDALQSATALHGLSFGPDPSSHSRCTLGGMIGNDACGNRSVRHGRTSSHIEALEIVTADGVRAVADRTGLHAVDPQDAGPVARLEADVRRLIADNLAPIRTELGRIPRQVSGYQLHHLLPEHGFDMARALVGTEGSCAVVTAATVRLVATAQASTLLTLGYDDVVDAAEDVPEILRWNPTAVEGMDEAIVATMRARRGPDSVTGLPEGRAWLYVEIDGDDEATVNTRAAQLLDVLKAQGRMTGGRVVESAAERRSLWRVREDGAGLAARLVDGGESWPGWEDSAVAPENLAGYLRDFRKLLASHVLTGVMYGHFGAGCVHVRIDFDLATDVGRTAARRFLHEAAALVVEHGGTLSGEHGDGRARGELLEVMYSHRMIRAFTAFKDVFDPERLLNPGVIVAPAPLDADLALHQIQPLATDFSFPHDEDGFAGAVRRCVGVGRCRSDAGGVMCPSYRATGEETDSTRGRARLLQEMVRGDLVQDGWRSTEVRDALDLCLSCKACSSDCPVGVDMATYKAEFLHQHYKGRIRPRSHYSLGWLPLTSALAGFAARPLNALLRGPVGKLLARLGGVTTKRRIPAFASRRALRGVLRGAKTGESARAVLFVDSFTRAFRPEVAGAARRVLADAGIPCTAEDGLCCGLTWVSTGQLSVARRIMARTVAHLDNGDERPIIVAEPSCAAALKRDVPELLGTDAARRVAERVHTFTGALTDLAAPDWTPPELPADVVLQTHCHEYATFKGSRPTDLLRQLGVVKVDEAEGCCGLAGNFGFEAQHYDTSMAVADLALKPRLDGIDQDTPTVVVADGFSCATQIDHLAGDRGIRALHLAELLDPAADQAVQPGGTP from the coding sequence ATGAGCGAGAGCGTGGCGCGGCTGACCGCTCGCCTCACCGAGACGGCTCCCGGCCTGCGGGTGGAATCCGGCCCGGGCGCCCTCGGCCAGTACGCCTACGACGCCTCCAACTACCGTGTCCCCCCGCAGGCTGTGGCCTTCCCCCGCAGCGCCGACGACGTGGTCGCGGTGCTGCGGGCCTGCAAGGAGACGGGCGTCCCCGTCACCGCGCGCGGCGGCGGGACCAGCATGGCCGGCAACGCGGTCGGGCCGGGCGTTGTCCTGGACTTCTCCCGGTACATGAACCGGATCCTGGACATCGACCCGGCCGGCGGGACCGCGCGTGTCGAGGCCGGAGTCGTCCTCGACGCGCTGCAGAGCGCGACCGCCCTGCACGGGCTCTCCTTCGGCCCCGACCCGTCCTCGCACAGCCGCTGCACGCTCGGCGGCATGATCGGCAACGACGCGTGCGGCAACCGGTCCGTGCGGCACGGGCGTACCAGCTCGCACATCGAGGCGCTGGAGATCGTGACGGCCGACGGCGTGCGCGCCGTCGCCGACCGCACCGGACTGCACGCGGTGGACCCGCAGGACGCCGGACCCGTCGCCCGTCTCGAGGCGGACGTACGCCGTCTGATCGCGGACAACCTGGCGCCGATCCGTACCGAGCTGGGCCGCATTCCCCGTCAGGTCTCCGGCTATCAGCTGCACCACCTGCTGCCCGAGCACGGCTTCGACATGGCCCGCGCCCTGGTCGGCACCGAGGGCTCCTGCGCGGTCGTGACCGCCGCGACGGTCCGCCTGGTGGCGACCGCACAGGCTTCCACGCTTCTCACTCTCGGTTACGACGATGTCGTCGACGCGGCCGAGGACGTGCCGGAGATCCTGCGCTGGAACCCCACCGCCGTGGAGGGCATGGACGAGGCGATCGTCGCCACCATGCGCGCCCGCCGCGGCCCGGACTCCGTGACCGGACTGCCCGAAGGGCGGGCCTGGCTGTACGTCGAAATCGACGGCGACGACGAGGCCACGGTCAACACCCGCGCGGCCCAGCTCCTCGACGTGCTCAAGGCACAGGGCCGGATGACCGGCGGGCGGGTCGTGGAGAGCGCGGCCGAACGGCGCTCCTTGTGGCGAGTCCGCGAAGACGGGGCCGGCCTGGCCGCCCGCCTCGTCGACGGTGGGGAGTCCTGGCCCGGCTGGGAGGACTCGGCGGTCGCGCCCGAGAACCTCGCCGGCTATTTGCGGGACTTCCGCAAGCTGCTCGCCTCCCATGTACTCACCGGCGTGATGTACGGGCACTTCGGCGCGGGGTGCGTCCATGTGCGCATCGACTTCGACCTCGCGACGGACGTGGGCCGCACTGCCGCCCGCCGCTTCCTGCACGAGGCGGCCGCCCTGGTCGTCGAGCACGGCGGGACCCTGTCCGGCGAGCACGGCGACGGGCGGGCGCGCGGTGAGCTGCTGGAGGTCATGTACAGCCACCGCATGATCCGCGCCTTCACCGCTTTCAAGGATGTATTCGACCCCGAGAGGCTGCTCAACCCGGGCGTGATCGTGGCCCCGGCCCCGCTCGACGCCGATCTCGCGCTGCACCAGATCCAGCCCCTGGCGACGGATTTCTCCTTCCCGCACGACGAGGACGGCTTCGCGGGCGCGGTACGCCGCTGCGTCGGCGTGGGCCGCTGCCGCAGCGACGCGGGCGGTGTGATGTGCCCGAGCTACCGGGCCACCGGGGAGGAGACCGACTCCACCCGGGGCCGGGCCCGACTCCTTCAGGAGATGGTGCGGGGCGACCTCGTCCAGGACGGCTGGCGCTCGACGGAGGTGCGCGATGCCCTCGACCTGTGTCTGTCCTGCAAGGCGTGCTCCAGTGACTGCCCGGTCGGCGTCGACATGGCCACGTACAAGGCGGAGTTCCTGCACCAGCACTACAAGGGCAGGATCCGGCCCCGCTCCCACTACTCGCTGGGCTGGCTGCCGCTGACCTCGGCCCTGGCCGGATTCGCCGCCCGCCCTCTCAACGCGCTGCTGCGCGGACCGGTCGGCAAGCTGCTCGCCCGGCTGGGAGGGGTGACCACGAAGCGCCGGATCCCGGCCTTCGCCTCCCGGCGCGCACTGCGCGGGGTCCTGCGCGGTGCGAAGACCGGCGAATCGGCGAGGGCTGTGCTCTTCGTCGACAGCTTCACGCGTGCGTTTCGTCCGGAGGTGGCGGGCGCCGCGCGCCGCGTGCTCGCCGACGCGGGAATCCCCTGCACGGCGGAGGACGGCCTGTGCTGCGGCCTGACCTGGGTCAGCACCGGCCAGCTGTCCGTCGCCCGCCGCATCATGGCCCGTACGGTCGCCCACCTCGACAACGGTGACGAGCGGCCCATCATCGTGGCCGAACCCAGCTGCGCCGCCGCGCTCAAACGCGACGTGCCCGAGCTCCTCGGCACGGACGCCGCCCGTCGGGTCGCGGAGCGCGTCCACACCTTCACCGGCGCCCTGACCGACCTGGCCGCCCCCGACTGGACGCCCCCCGAGCTGCCGGCCGACGTCGTCCTGCAGACCCACTGCCACGAGTACGCCACCTTCAAGGGCAGCCGCCCCACCGACCTGCTGCGCCAGTTGGGTGTGGTCAAGGTCGACGAGGCCGAGGGCTGCTGCGGACTCGCCGGGAACTTCGGCTTCGAGGCGCAGCACTACGACACCTCGATGGCCGTCGCCGACCTGGCTCTGAAGCCACGCCTCGACGGCATCGACCAGGACACGCCGACCGTCGTCGTCGCGGACGGCTTCAGTTGCGCCACCCAGATCGACCACCTCGCCGGTGACCGGGGCATCCGCGCCCTGCACCTCGCGGAACTCCTCGACCCTGCCGCCGATCAAGCCGTTCAACCAGGAGGAACCCCATGA
- a CDS encoding IclR family transcriptional regulator, translating into MKSVTRSLRVLEAVARHQPVTVGELTKLFGLPKSTVQRTLVTLNEAGWLRANRRDTTRWEIGARVLAVRPAALQGSSLFAAAREPMIRLRDTVNETIHLSVPDALHSMVVVDRVDCDHPVRTFHTIGDTSPLHATATGHAILAHLPRPEVDEFATGTFEGYGEDTITDAEELRTELQRVRERGYAVNHNQYLQGICAIAAPVLDGDGVPLAAVAVSLPDARFEPGRLAELGRLVTETATEITARHLR; encoded by the coding sequence ATGAAGAGCGTCACGAGATCGCTGCGGGTTCTGGAGGCGGTCGCCCGGCATCAGCCGGTCACCGTGGGCGAGTTGACGAAACTCTTCGGCCTGCCGAAGTCGACGGTGCAGCGCACCCTGGTCACCCTCAACGAGGCGGGCTGGCTCCGGGCCAACCGCAGGGACACCACACGCTGGGAGATCGGCGCCCGGGTACTGGCCGTACGACCCGCCGCCCTGCAGGGCTCCAGCCTGTTCGCCGCCGCCCGCGAACCCATGATCCGCCTCCGCGACACGGTCAACGAGACCATCCATCTCTCGGTGCCCGACGCACTGCACAGCATGGTCGTCGTCGACCGCGTCGACTGCGACCACCCCGTACGGACCTTCCACACCATCGGCGACACCTCACCACTGCACGCCACGGCCACCGGGCACGCGATCCTCGCCCATCTCCCGCGTCCCGAGGTCGACGAGTTCGCGACGGGCACGTTCGAGGGGTACGGCGAGGACACCATCACCGACGCCGAGGAGCTGCGCACGGAACTCCAGCGGGTCAGGGAGCGTGGCTACGCCGTCAACCACAACCAGTACCTCCAGGGGATCTGCGCCATCGCCGCACCCGTCCTGGACGGTGACGGCGTCCCGCTGGCCGCCGTGGCCGTCTCCCTGCCTGACGCACGCTTCGAGCCCGGTCGGCTCGCGGAGCTGGGGCGACTGGTGACCGAGACGGCGACGGAGATCACCGCGCGCCACCTGCGCTGA
- a CDS encoding PucR family transcriptional regulator, whose product MSENAGTSPPPVTEGLDTHTTGRPVTVADVLALPVLATGQPQVVTGEAHLDRLVRWVHITELTDPASFLKGGELVLTTGMPLPDDAAGVRRYVDELTDIGAAALVIELVRRYHRPPEPLVQACRTRGLPLITLARDVNFLEVTQVVHALILGNQADAMRRTQRIHEAFTALTLRGAGPEDVVRSAAEMSGRTVVLENLVHQALICEPSGTTVQDALTDWERRSRVTPSGDDSEALGPEAWLVVPVAYQGERWGRVVMLSAPPGVGFGPEDVTVLERTAMALTIARLTHPTTWERTAHRSALRDLAEQRHHSPEDARARFAALGLPAEDSRFLAVLVAGRTGEGAESEGWLSQELRIAGVTALVGELASARLGALLVLRPAQPWRPTVERLARSLLDQSPDAVVSVGSEVTDIADTARSFREAARAAEAAVPGEHLPEGRSFHELSDIGLRQLLYALREDTRVQDYVERQLGRLVDHDNRHGTNLLTTLRHYLDAAGSKTTAARRGNLSRETIYQRLRTVERLLDCDLESGERRTELHVALTALDVLRTR is encoded by the coding sequence ATGAGCGAGAACGCCGGAACGTCCCCGCCGCCGGTCACCGAGGGCCTGGACACTCATACGACAGGCCGCCCGGTCACCGTGGCCGACGTCCTAGCCCTCCCTGTGCTGGCAACGGGGCAGCCTCAGGTCGTCACAGGCGAGGCCCATCTCGACCGGCTGGTCCGCTGGGTCCACATCACCGAACTGACGGACCCCGCCTCCTTCCTCAAGGGCGGCGAACTCGTCCTGACCACCGGCATGCCCCTGCCGGACGACGCCGCGGGCGTACGCCGCTATGTGGACGAGCTCACCGACATCGGAGCCGCGGCCCTGGTCATCGAGCTCGTACGCCGCTACCACCGCCCACCCGAGCCGCTCGTCCAAGCCTGTCGAACCCGCGGCCTCCCCCTGATCACCCTGGCCAGAGACGTCAACTTCCTGGAAGTCACCCAGGTCGTTCACGCCCTCATCCTCGGCAACCAAGCCGACGCCATGCGCCGGACCCAGCGCATCCATGAAGCGTTCACCGCCCTGACCCTGCGCGGCGCCGGTCCCGAGGACGTCGTGCGCTCGGCGGCGGAGATGAGCGGCCGCACGGTCGTCCTGGAGAACCTGGTGCACCAGGCATTGATCTGCGAGCCCTCCGGCACAACGGTGCAAGACGCGCTCACCGACTGGGAGCGCCGCTCCAGAGTGACCCCGTCGGGTGACGACTCCGAGGCACTCGGACCCGAGGCTTGGCTCGTGGTCCCCGTCGCATACCAGGGGGAACGCTGGGGCCGGGTCGTGATGCTCTCGGCGCCGCCCGGCGTGGGCTTCGGCCCCGAGGACGTCACGGTGCTGGAGAGAACGGCGATGGCTCTGACCATCGCGCGTCTCACCCATCCCACAACCTGGGAACGCACCGCCCACCGAAGCGCCCTGCGCGACCTCGCCGAACAGCGCCACCACTCCCCCGAGGACGCCCGGGCCCGGTTCGCCGCGCTCGGCCTGCCCGCCGAGGACAGCCGCTTCCTCGCAGTCCTGGTGGCCGGTCGCACAGGAGAAGGCGCCGAGTCGGAGGGCTGGTTGTCCCAGGAACTGCGCATTGCAGGGGTTACGGCGCTCGTCGGCGAACTGGCTTCCGCCCGCCTCGGCGCCCTCTTGGTCCTGCGCCCTGCCCAGCCCTGGCGGCCCACCGTCGAGCGGCTGGCCCGCAGTCTCCTGGATCAATCCCCGGATGCCGTCGTCAGCGTCGGTTCGGAGGTCACGGATATCGCCGACACCGCTCGCTCCTTTCGTGAGGCAGCACGCGCGGCTGAGGCGGCCGTACCCGGTGAACACCTCCCCGAGGGCAGATCGTTCCACGAGCTCTCCGACATCGGCCTGCGTCAACTCCTGTACGCGCTCCGCGAAGACACCCGCGTCCAGGACTACGTGGAACGACAACTTGGCCGCCTCGTCGACCACGACAACCGGCATGGCACCAACCTGCTGACAACCCTGCGCCATTACCTGGACGCAGCCGGAAGCAAGACCACCGCCGCCCGCCGCGGCAATCTGTCTCGGGAGACCATCTACCAACGCCTGCGCACCGTCGAGCGCCTGCTCGACTGTGACCTCGAATCCGGAGAACGACGAACAGAACTCCACGTCGCTCTCACGGCGCTTGACGTCCTGCGCACCCGCTGA
- a CDS encoding MerR family transcriptional regulator, whose protein sequence is MHSSFMPPRQVKIGDAAAFVGSTPRAIRHYHEIGLLPEPERGGDDRRRYGYEDMIRLLWIRKMADAGIALDDIRDAFTAGTASAGVDSGDGIAGILERLEETLAEQEAESRRQRTAVQRMRTEGSRMGLLSDFVTERLKSLPEGSLRQADLDTLLVTERIFGPLGAAVQATRFIVLATHPTLREEFDRIDDAEEALDDSVAVDDPRVAQVAVERHAFESDLHAFIEESGLDKDDDALFDAWDTLHPATADDSEDEADRGSGRREADSMSAFEAIGKMPYDLSSARLRCMELAEELSAQDSPVTQNTA, encoded by the coding sequence ATGCATTCGTCTTTCATGCCACCCCGCCAGGTCAAGATCGGTGACGCGGCGGCCTTCGTCGGCAGCACGCCACGGGCGATTCGCCATTACCACGAGATCGGCCTGCTCCCCGAGCCTGAGCGGGGCGGCGATGACCGCCGCCGCTACGGGTACGAGGACATGATCCGCCTGCTGTGGATTCGCAAGATGGCCGACGCCGGGATCGCACTGGACGACATCCGCGACGCCTTTACCGCCGGCACGGCTTCCGCCGGTGTGGACAGCGGAGACGGTATCGCGGGCATCCTGGAGCGGTTGGAGGAAACCCTTGCCGAGCAGGAGGCGGAATCGCGGCGGCAGCGGACCGCGGTGCAGAGGATGCGCACCGAAGGCAGCCGGATGGGCCTGCTCTCCGACTTCGTCACCGAACGCCTCAAGAGCCTGCCCGAGGGCTCCCTGCGTCAGGCGGACCTGGACACTCTGCTGGTCACTGAGCGGATCTTCGGCCCGCTCGGCGCGGCCGTCCAGGCCACCCGCTTCATCGTCCTGGCCACGCATCCCACTCTGCGGGAGGAATTCGACCGCATCGATGACGCCGAGGAGGCACTCGATGACAGCGTCGCCGTCGACGATCCCCGGGTGGCTCAAGTTGCCGTCGAGCGGCACGCCTTCGAAAGCGACCTGCACGCCTTCATCGAGGAGTCCGGCCTGGATAAGGACGACGATGCCCTCTTCGACGCCTGGGACACTCTGCACCCTGCCACCGCCGATGACAGCGAGGACGAGGCCGACCGCGGCTCTGGCAGGCGGGAGGCTGACTCCATGAGCGCGTTCGAAGCCATCGGCAAGATGCCCTACGACCTCTCCTCGGCCCGCCTGCGCTGTATGGAACTGGCCGAAGAACTATCCGCCCAAGACTCACCCGTTACCCAAAACACGGCCTAG
- a CDS encoding MerR family transcriptional regulator: MDVTTLYSIGELSRRTGLSVRTIRFYSDSGVVAPTTRSPAGYRLYDLDALLRLELLRTLRELGMDLATVQRVLDRELSVAEVAAAHADAMDVQIRMLQLRRSVLRVVARRGSSPEETKLMHRLTQLSGEERRRLIDDFVDGTFGTVDADPTAVAMVRAATPDLPDDPTGEQVAAWVELAELVGDEDFRARMRQAAVRQAAGRPLDIECDAGEELMVFTRQKVAEARKSGIDPLNDRGAPVIDDLVHRFAEVLGRTPDTGFRNWMAQQFEEAHDPRVDRYWRLVWIVNGWQVVPNLIPVYPWLIQALRNDRDA, translated from the coding sequence ATGGACGTTACGACCCTCTACTCGATCGGGGAGCTTTCCCGGCGGACCGGCTTGTCCGTGAGGACCATCCGGTTCTACTCGGATTCGGGGGTGGTAGCGCCGACCACCCGTAGTCCCGCCGGTTATCGGCTCTACGACCTCGACGCACTGCTTCGTCTGGAACTCCTGCGCACACTGCGCGAGCTGGGCATGGACCTGGCCACGGTTCAACGGGTACTGGACCGCGAGCTCTCGGTGGCGGAAGTCGCCGCGGCGCACGCCGACGCCATGGACGTCCAGATCCGAATGCTGCAATTGCGTCGGAGCGTTCTGCGAGTCGTGGCCAGACGCGGGTCCAGTCCCGAGGAGACCAAGCTCATGCACAGGCTCACGCAGTTGTCCGGCGAGGAACGCCGACGTCTGATCGACGATTTCGTGGATGGCACCTTCGGCACAGTGGATGCCGACCCGACCGCGGTGGCCATGGTTCGCGCTGCCACTCCCGACCTCCCCGATGATCCGACCGGCGAGCAGGTCGCCGCGTGGGTGGAGCTCGCCGAGCTGGTCGGCGACGAGGATTTCCGTGCCCGGATGCGCCAAGCGGCCGTACGCCAGGCCGCTGGGCGCCCGCTCGACATCGAATGCGATGCCGGCGAGGAACTGATGGTATTCACCCGTCAGAAGGTGGCCGAGGCCAGGAAGTCGGGCATCGACCCGCTCAACGACAGGGGCGCACCCGTCATCGACGACCTCGTGCACCGCTTCGCCGAGGTGCTCGGGCGCACCCCTGACACGGGATTCCGTAACTGGATGGCCCAGCAGTTCGAAGAGGCGCACGATCCCCGGGTAGACCGATACTGGCGGCTGGTGTGGATCGTCAACGGCTGGCAGGTAGTACCGAACCTGATCCCGGTGTACCCCTGGCTCATCCAGGCCCTGCGAAATGACCGTGACGCATAG
- a CDS encoding IclR family transcriptional regulator — MKSVTRSLRVLEAVAQHQPVTVGELTKLFGLPKSTVQRTLLTLAEAGWLRANRKDTTRWEIGARVLAVRPAALQGSSLFAAAREPMIRLRDTVNETIHLSVPDALHSMVVVDRVDCDHPVRTFHTIGDTSPLHATATGHAILARLPKQDVEELIAQGLERFSDTTPTEPDELRAELDRIRADGYAINRNQYRPGVCALAAPVLDESGTPLAAVAISMPDSRYDVTRESEWGGIVAGAAEEISGRLRGD, encoded by the coding sequence ATGAAGAGCGTCACGAGATCGCTGCGGGTCCTGGAAGCGGTCGCCCAGCATCAGCCGGTCACCGTCGGGGAGTTGACGAAACTCTTCGGCCTACCGAAGTCGACGGTGCAGCGCACCCTGCTCACCCTGGCGGAGGCGGGCTGGCTGCGTGCGAACCGCAAGGACACGACACGCTGGGAGATCGGCGCGCGGGTACTGGCCGTACGACCCGCCGCCCTGCAGGGCTCCAGCCTGTTCGCCGCCGCCCGCGAACCCATGATCCGCCTCCGCGACACGGTGAACGAGACCATCCATCTCTCGGTGCCAGACGCACTGCACAGCATGGTCGTCGTCGACCGCGTCGACTGCGACCACCCCGTACGGACCTTCCACACCATCGGCGACACCTCACCGCTGCACGCCACGGCCACCGGGCACGCGATCCTCGCCCGGCTTCCGAAGCAGGACGTCGAGGAGCTCATCGCCCAGGGCCTGGAGCGCTTCAGCGACACGACCCCCACCGAACCCGACGAGCTGCGCGCCGAACTGGACCGGATCCGCGCCGACGGCTACGCGATCAACCGGAACCAGTACCGGCCGGGCGTCTGCGCCCTCGCCGCACCCGTGCTCGACGAGAGCGGGACACCGTTGGCCGCCGTGGCCATCTCGATGCCCGACTCCCGGTACGACGTGACACGGGAGTCAGAGTGGGGCGGCATCGTCGCCGGCGCGGCAGAGGAGATCAGCGGACGCCTACGGGGCGACTGA
- a CDS encoding aspartate aminotransferase family protein, with product MTALSPHLRQATPVMAVRGEGVHLYGEDGRRYLDFTAGIGVTSTGHCHPRVVAAAQEQIGTLIHGQYTTVMHQPLRRLVDKLGEVLPTGLDSLFFTNSGSEAVEAALRLARQATGRPNVIVCHGGFHGRTVAAASMTTSGTRFRSGFSPLMSGVVVTPFPSAYRYGWDEETATRFALRELDYTLQTISSPADTAAIIVEPVLGEGGYVPANRAFMEGLRERADRHGFLLILDEVQTGVGRTGRFWGHDHFGVTPDILVTAKGLASGFPLSGIAASEELMAKAWPGSQGGTYGANAVACAAAVATLDVVRDEKLVENADAMGKRLRHGLEAVADRTPGIGDVRGLGLMLATEFVHEDGSPDPETASRVQRAAIDEGLLLLLCGAWNQVVRMIPALVIDETAVDAGLQAWATAVEAGTSGASPR from the coding sequence ATGACCGCACTGTCGCCGCACCTTCGCCAGGCCACGCCCGTGATGGCGGTCCGGGGCGAGGGCGTCCACCTGTACGGCGAGGACGGCCGCCGCTATCTCGACTTCACCGCCGGTATCGGCGTCACCAGCACCGGGCACTGCCACCCCAGGGTCGTGGCGGCGGCGCAGGAGCAGATCGGCACGCTGATCCACGGCCAGTACACGACGGTCATGCACCAACCCCTGCGCCGCCTCGTCGACAAGCTCGGCGAGGTGCTGCCGACCGGCCTGGACAGCCTGTTCTTCACCAACTCCGGCAGCGAGGCCGTCGAGGCCGCGCTGCGCCTTGCCCGCCAGGCCACCGGCCGGCCGAACGTCATCGTGTGCCACGGCGGCTTCCACGGTCGTACGGTCGCCGCCGCCTCCATGACCACCTCCGGTACCCGCTTCCGCTCCGGTTTCTCGCCGCTGATGAGCGGTGTGGTCGTCACCCCGTTCCCGTCGGCCTACCGCTACGGCTGGGACGAGGAGACCGCCACCCGCTTCGCCCTGCGGGAGTTGGACTACACCCTCCAGACGATCTCCTCGCCCGCCGACACGGCCGCGATCATCGTCGAGCCGGTGCTCGGCGAGGGCGGCTACGTGCCCGCGAACCGCGCGTTCATGGAAGGTCTGCGGGAGCGTGCGGACCGCCACGGTTTCCTGCTCATCCTGGACGAGGTGCAGACCGGCGTCGGCCGCACCGGCCGCTTCTGGGGCCACGACCACTTCGGCGTCACCCCGGACATCCTCGTCACTGCCAAGGGCCTGGCCAGCGGCTTTCCGCTGTCCGGCATCGCCGCCTCCGAGGAGCTGATGGCCAAGGCGTGGCCGGGCTCGCAGGGCGGAACGTACGGTGCCAACGCCGTGGCCTGCGCGGCGGCCGTCGCCACCCTCGACGTCGTACGCGACGAGAAGCTCGTCGAGAACGCCGACGCGATGGGCAAGCGGCTGCGTCACGGACTGGAGGCGGTGGCCGACCGGACCCCGGGCATCGGCGACGTACGCGGCCTGGGTCTGATGCTGGCCACCGAGTTCGTCCACGAGGACGGCAGCCCCGACCCCGAGACCGCCTCCCGCGTCCAGCGCGCCGCCATCGACGAGGGCCTGCTCCTGCTGCTGTGCGGGGCCTGGAACCAGGTCGTGCGGATGATCCCGGCGCTCGTCATCGACGAGACGGCGGTGGACGCGGGCCTCCAGGCGTGGGCGACCGCGGTGGAAGCCGGTACCTCAGGAGCATCGCCGCGATGA
- a CDS encoding NAD-dependent succinate-semialdehyde dehydrogenase, which yields MTDTPTQLFIGGAWADAADGATMPVDDPATGEILCHVADAGPKDAQRAEEAAVRAQEEWARTAPRVRSEILRRAYEIVVERTDELAHLMTAEMGKPLAEARGEVAYAAEFFRWFSEEAVRIEGGHGVLPDGRNRMLLSRRPVGPCLLITPWNFPLAMGTRKIGPAIAAGCTMILKPAPQTPLSSLALAAILKEAGLPDGVLNVVTTSRAGEVCEPLLRGGRIRKLSFTGSTNVGRLLLAQSAEAVVRTSMELGGNAPFIVFEDADLDKAVDGAMVAKMRNMGEACTAANRFFVHSSVVEEFGRRLAERMGALVVGPGTRDGVDVGPLIDRTGRGKVEELVADAVERGARVLVGGRTPEGPGHFYPPTVLTDVASDSRLMDTEIFGPVAAILTFDDEDEVIRRANDTPWGLVGYVFTEGLDRALRVSERLEVGMVGLNTGLVSNPAAPFGGVKQSGLGREGGRVGLDEFLEYQYLAVPVR from the coding sequence ATGACCGACACACCCACGCAGTTGTTCATCGGCGGGGCCTGGGCGGACGCCGCAGACGGCGCCACCATGCCCGTCGACGATCCCGCGACCGGCGAGATCCTCTGCCACGTCGCCGACGCGGGGCCCAAGGACGCTCAGCGCGCCGAGGAAGCCGCTGTCCGGGCGCAGGAGGAGTGGGCCCGTACGGCGCCCCGGGTCCGCAGTGAGATCCTGCGCCGGGCGTACGAGATCGTCGTCGAGCGCACCGACGAGCTGGCCCACCTGATGACGGCCGAGATGGGCAAGCCGCTGGCGGAGGCCAGGGGAGAGGTGGCGTACGCGGCGGAGTTCTTCCGCTGGTTCTCGGAGGAGGCCGTGCGTATCGAGGGCGGTCACGGCGTCCTGCCCGACGGCCGCAACCGCATGCTGCTGTCCCGCCGCCCGGTCGGCCCCTGTCTGCTGATCACCCCGTGGAACTTCCCGCTGGCCATGGGCACGCGCAAGATCGGCCCGGCGATCGCCGCCGGCTGCACGATGATCCTCAAGCCGGCCCCGCAGACCCCTCTGTCCAGCCTGGCTCTCGCCGCGATCCTCAAGGAGGCCGGGCTGCCGGACGGCGTGCTCAACGTCGTCACCACCTCCCGGGCGGGGGAGGTGTGCGAACCGCTCCTGCGCGGCGGGCGGATTCGCAAGCTGTCCTTCACCGGCTCCACCAATGTCGGTCGCCTGCTACTCGCCCAGAGCGCGGAGGCGGTCGTGCGGACCTCGATGGAGCTGGGCGGCAACGCGCCATTCATCGTCTTCGAGGACGCCGACCTGGACAAGGCGGTCGACGGCGCGATGGTCGCCAAGATGCGCAACATGGGCGAGGCCTGCACCGCCGCCAACCGCTTCTTCGTCCACTCCTCCGTGGTGGAGGAGTTCGGGCGGCGCCTGGCCGAGCGTATGGGCGCGCTGGTCGTGGGCCCCGGCACCCGGGACGGCGTCGACGTCGGACCGCTGATCGACCGGACCGGACGGGGCAAGGTCGAGGAACTGGTGGCCGACGCGGTGGAGCGCGGCGCCCGGGTGCTCGTCGGCGGCCGCACGCCCGAGGGGCCGGGCCACTTCTACCCGCCGACCGTGCTCACCGACGTCGCCTCCGACAGCCGCCTGATGGACACGGAGATCTTCGGCCCGGTCGCGGCGATCCTCACCTTCGACGACGAGGACGAGGTGATCCGCCGGGCCAACGACACCCCCTGGGGTCTCGTCGGCTACGTCTTCACCGAGGGCCTGGACCGCGCCCTGCGGGTCAGCGAGCGTCTGGAGGTCGGCATGGTCGGCCTCAACACCGGCCTCGTCTCCAACCCGGCCGCCCCCTTCGGAGGCGTCAAGCAGTCCGGGCTCGGCCGCGAGGGCGGCCGGGTGGGGCTCGACGAGTTCCTGGAGTACCAGTACCTCGCGGTGCCTGTGCGATGA